Proteins encoded in a region of the Methanobrevibacter millerae genome:
- the cobT gene encoding nicotinate mononucleotide-dependent phosphoribosyltransferase CobT, with amino-acid sequence MIDGITTYGSTELMEYLGEVIDPVFICTIGTTETSLIPGLSGAGATPELTEYTPAADSELMVFGTVKCMEEIPQTVVGKAAAPTPAMLTKASLEIADIPFIIADAGCKIKPNIECMRLGNEYGRDIRTGKGVLNPLEIYENAHELGAELARRHPMLIIGESIAAGTTTALGVLRALGYDANEKVSGSMPHNPHDMKTKIVDEGLENAGLNPETDNIDGLQAIGAVGDPTLAAVTGFVLGVDEQIPLILAGGTQMAAACAVIKSIKPAFDFSKINLATTVYVVGDETADLLGLLKQIDEDITLHSVDPKFEESDHDGLKNYLDGFVKEGAGAGGAMFTALARGVPVEKLRKKIEKTCS; translated from the coding sequence ATGATAGATGGAATTACAACCTACGGATCAACTGAACTGATGGAATACCTGGGAGAAGTAATTGATCCAGTATTTATTTGTACAATTGGAACTACAGAAACATCTTTAATACCCGGACTATCAGGCGCTGGTGCAACACCGGAATTAACTGAATATACTCCGGCTGCAGATTCTGAACTAATGGTATTTGGCACTGTTAAATGCATGGAAGAAATCCCACAGACAGTAGTTGGAAAAGCTGCTGCACCGACACCAGCAATGCTAACAAAAGCATCACTAGAAATCGCAGATATCCCATTCATCATTGCTGATGCAGGTTGTAAAATCAAACCGAATATAGAGTGCATGAGACTTGGAAATGAATATGGAAGAGACATAAGAACCGGAAAAGGCGTCTTAAATCCATTGGAAATTTATGAAAATGCACACGAATTAGGTGCTGAGCTTGCAAGACGCCACCCAATGTTAATTATTGGAGAAAGCATTGCTGCAGGTACAACCACAGCACTTGGAGTCTTAAGGGCACTGGGATATGACGCCAACGAGAAGGTAAGCGGAAGCATGCCTCACAATCCCCATGATATGAAGACAAAAATCGTTGATGAAGGACTCGAAAATGCGGGCCTAAACCCTGAAACAGATAACATAGACGGCCTTCAGGCAATCGGTGCCGTAGGAGACCCTACCCTAGCAGCAGTAACTGGATTTGTCTTAGGAGTTGATGAACAAATTCCACTCATTTTAGCTGGCGGAACTCAAATGGCGGCAGCATGTGCTGTTATAAAATCAATTAAGCCTGCTTTTGATTTTTCAAAAATCAATCTTGCAACCACAGTTTATGTTGTAGGAGATGAAACTGCAGACCTCTTAGGACTATTAAAACAGATTGATGAAGATATTACTCTTCATTCCGTCGACCCTAAATTTGAGGAATCAGACCATGATGGATTGAAAAATTATCTTGACGGCTTTGTTAAGGAAGGTGCAGGTGCCGGAGGTGCAATGTTTACTGCTCTTGCACGAGGTGTGCCTGTTGAAAAATTAAGAAAAAAAATAGAAAAAACATGCAGTTAA
- a CDS encoding bifunctional N(6)-L-threonylcarbamoyladenine synthase/serine/threonine protein kinase, which yields MICLGIEGTAEKTGVGIVDSDGNILAMQGCQLYPEKGGIHPRIAAEHHAEWIPKLIPKAIEEAAINYSDLDLISFSQGPGLGPALRIVATSARSLALSLNKPIIGVNHCIGHVEVGKLDTGAVNPVSLYVSGGNSQVIAYESGRYRIFGETLDIAIGNCLDQFGRETGLGHPGGPVIEKLAKKGNYIDLPYVVKGMDFSFSGLLSAALRQHQKGADIEDVCFSLQETAFAMLVEVTERALSHTQKDEVMLCGGVSANSRLREMLKTMSEEHGAKFYMPEMKLCGDNGVMIAWLGLLMCKEFGPMDLADTGIIQRFRTDEVDIPWIDNTKNYLKLSDDLIAKGAESNILKSSYMGENAVIKARIPKNYRIPEIDNKIRKSRCKLEAKLLSDAKRAGVRTPILYDVDLAEKSILMEAIDGVMLKEVIDEDLSFKVGREIAKLHSVDIIHGDITSSNIMLRDDELIFIDFGLGRYSDLDEDKAVDLLVLKKSLQSVDYEKAVSYFRSVLEGYGNSKIIDKISDIEHRGRYTH from the coding sequence GTGATATGTTTAGGAATTGAAGGAACTGCAGAAAAAACTGGTGTGGGAATTGTTGACAGTGATGGTAATATTCTAGCTATGCAGGGCTGCCAGTTATATCCTGAAAAAGGTGGAATTCATCCAAGAATTGCTGCTGAACACCATGCGGAATGGATTCCTAAATTAATCCCTAAAGCTATTGAAGAAGCAGCTATAAATTATTCTGATTTGGATTTAATCTCTTTTTCACAGGGTCCTGGACTCGGTCCAGCTTTAAGAATCGTTGCAACTTCTGCAAGGTCTTTGGCTTTGTCACTTAACAAACCAATCATTGGAGTAAATCACTGTATTGGGCATGTTGAAGTTGGAAAACTTGATACTGGTGCAGTAAATCCAGTTTCATTATATGTCAGTGGTGGAAACAGCCAGGTAATTGCTTATGAAAGCGGACGATATAGGATTTTCGGTGAAACATTAGACATTGCTATTGGAAATTGTCTTGACCAGTTCGGTCGTGAAACAGGTTTGGGTCATCCTGGAGGTCCGGTAATAGAAAAACTGGCTAAAAAAGGAAATTATATTGACTTACCTTATGTCGTTAAAGGTATGGACTTTTCATTTTCCGGATTGCTGTCTGCCGCCTTAAGACAGCATCAGAAAGGGGCTGATATTGAAGATGTTTGTTTTTCACTTCAGGAAACTGCTTTTGCAATGCTTGTTGAGGTAACTGAACGTGCACTGTCTCATACTCAAAAGGACGAAGTAATGTTGTGTGGTGGAGTTTCTGCCAATTCAAGACTGCGTGAAATGCTTAAGACAATGTCTGAAGAGCATGGAGCCAAATTTTATATGCCTGAGATGAAATTATGTGGTGACAATGGAGTCATGATTGCATGGCTTGGATTGCTCATGTGCAAGGAATTCGGACCGATGGATTTGGCGGATACTGGAATAATCCAAAGATTCAGGACTGATGAAGTTGATATTCCATGGATTGACAATACTAAAAACTATTTGAAGTTATCAGATGATTTGATAGCTAAAGGTGCTGAGTCAAATATTTTAAAAAGCTCATATATGGGTGAAAATGCTGTTATAAAAGCAAGAATTCCTAAAAATTACAGAATTCCTGAAATTGACAATAAAATCAGAAAATCACGCTGTAAACTTGAAGCCAAATTATTGTCTGATGCTAAAAGGGCAGGTGTTAGAACCCCTATCTTGTATGATGTCGATTTGGCTGAAAAATCAATATTGATGGAAGCTATTGACGGAGTTATGCTTAAGGAAGTAATAGATGAAGATTTATCATTTAAAGTTGGTCGTGAAATTGCTAAACTTCATTCTGTAGATATTATTCATGGTGATATTACCTCATCCAACATAATGCTTCGTGATGATGAATTGATTTTTATAGACTTTGGTCTTGGCCGATACTCTGATTTGGATGAAGATAAGGCAGTTGATTTGCTTGTTTTGAAAAAATCCTTACAAAGTGTTGATTATGAAAAAGCAGTCAGTTATTTTAGAAGTGTTTTGGAGGGTTATGGCAATTCTAAAATCATTGATAAAATTTCAGACATTGAACATAGGGGCCGTTACACTCACTAA
- a CDS encoding XTP/dITP diphosphatase, translated as MITFITGNEHKVIEAENIFKDYDIELEHIDLGYMEPQGTLEEVAEFGAKYASHKLNRPVIVEDAGLFIRALKWFPGTYSHYVQDTLGNQGILKLLNNVPDRYAEFRSVIGYCAPNSEPKTFLGKVEGEISVEEKGDLGFAFDPIFYVPSEGKTFGELTTEEKNQFSHRKNSLKKFIEWYAAQD; from the coding sequence ATGATAACATTTATAACTGGTAACGAACATAAAGTTATAGAAGCAGAGAATATTTTCAAAGATTATGACATTGAACTTGAGCATATTGACTTGGGCTACATGGAACCTCAGGGAACTCTTGAGGAAGTGGCCGAGTTTGGTGCAAAATATGCTAGTCATAAGCTAAATAGGCCTGTGATTGTTGAAGATGCTGGTTTATTTATTAGAGCTTTAAAATGGTTTCCTGGAACATATTCACATTATGTACAAGATACATTAGGAAATCAGGGAATATTAAAGCTATTAAATAATGTTCCTGACCGTTATGCCGAATTCAGGTCAGTTATTGGGTACTGCGCCCCCAATTCTGAGCCCAAGACTTTTTTAGGCAAGGTCGAAGGAGAAATATCAGTTGAAGAAAAAGGAGATTTAGGTTTCGCTTTTGATCCTATATTTTATGTTCCTAGTGAGGGTAAGACCTTTGGAGAACTAACAACTGAAGAAAAAAACCAATTTTCACATAGAAAAAATTCATTAAAAAAATTTATCGAGTGGTATGCCGCTCAAGATTAA
- a CDS encoding 30S ribosomal protein S15 yields the protein MARPEWVTYSNEEIEEMILKFNREGKSTSEIGIILRDQYGIPKVKDVTGERITEILKRNNQAGDYPEDLMNLIKRAVNIRDHLEENPKDLHSKRGLTIIESRIRKLAAYYVNEGELPEGWRYNPQQAALLVK from the coding sequence ATGGCAAGACCAGAATGGGTAACTTATAGTAACGAAGAAATTGAAGAAATGATTTTAAAATTTAACAGAGAAGGTAAAAGTACTTCCGAAATCGGTATTATCTTAAGAGACCAATACGGAATCCCTAAAGTTAAAGATGTAACTGGTGAAAGAATCACTGAAATCTTAAAAAGAAACAATCAAGCTGGAGATTATCCTGAAGATTTAATGAACTTAATTAAAAGAGCAGTTAACATCAGAGACCACTTAGAAGAAAACCCTAAAGATTTACACTCCAAAAGAGGTTTAACAATTATCGAATCAAGAATCAGAAAATTAGCAGCTTACTATGTAAATGAAGGCGAATTACCAGAAGGTTGGAGATATAATCCACAACAAGCAGCACTCCTTGTTAAATAG
- a CDS encoding DHH family phosphoesterase, producing MLNRASEASNMLKEHIENDEIIRIISHNDADGISAAAVIANALKEENAQFHTTIVPRLKEDVINQLRHEQHDLFIFSDMGSSFVKELNTFKSDVIIADHHQVDGTEADSNLVHVNPHLFEIDGSKDLSGAGSAYLCVRDLDKKHFAYFALVGAFGDMQGQDGFNGVNKLILEDAKETNLEINEDLKIVSKASEPLFKSLAYTFTPPLPGISGDLEGSTAFLEKIGLSYGIKFTDLADEEKDVLTAELIKINPDIYGDCYLIPKEIPMLKDLEEYAYILDACGKNKKFGLALSIALGEREKALSTATELQRKYRDQIVKGLEWVKREGAVQLNSSQYLYSEDKVLKSVMGTIASIGLSVELIDSSKPVLGLSRLHNDIKISGRTTRDMVERGVDLGKALRDSSNNFGGQGGGHDIAAGAMIPYESKDNFLHLFDEMIEYQLNND from the coding sequence TTGTTAAATAGGGCTAGTGAAGCTAGTAATATGCTCAAAGAGCATATTGAAAATGATGAAATTATTCGCATAATTTCACATAATGATGCTGATGGAATATCAGCAGCGGCTGTAATAGCGAATGCTTTAAAAGAGGAAAATGCTCAATTTCACACTACTATAGTGCCTAGATTAAAAGAAGATGTAATAAATCAGCTCAGACATGAGCAACATGATTTATTTATCTTTTCTGATATGGGCAGTTCCTTTGTTAAGGAATTGAATACTTTTAAAAGTGATGTTATTATAGCTGATCACCATCAGGTGGATGGAACCGAAGCAGACAGCAATCTGGTTCATGTCAATCCACACTTATTTGAAATTGATGGTAGTAAAGATTTATCCGGGGCAGGTTCAGCATATTTGTGTGTTCGTGACTTGGATAAAAAACATTTTGCTTATTTTGCACTTGTAGGTGCTTTTGGTGACATGCAAGGCCAAGACGGATTTAATGGTGTCAATAAACTAATTTTAGAAGATGCAAAAGAAACCAATCTAGAAATTAATGAGGATTTAAAAATTGTTTCAAAAGCATCAGAACCATTATTCAAATCTCTTGCTTACACTTTCACCCCACCATTGCCTGGTATCAGTGGTGATTTGGAAGGTTCTACCGCATTTTTAGAAAAAATTGGTTTATCTTACGGTATTAAATTTACTGATTTGGCTGATGAAGAAAAAGATGTATTGACAGCTGAATTAATAAAGATTAATCCGGATATTTATGGAGATTGCTATTTGATTCCAAAAGAAATTCCAATGCTTAAGGATTTGGAGGAATATGCATATATTTTAGATGCTTGCGGTAAAAACAAAAAATTTGGGTTGGCATTGAGCATTGCTTTAGGTGAAAGAGAAAAAGCACTATCTACAGCAACAGAATTGCAACGTAAATATCGTGACCAAATAGTGAAAGGTCTCGAATGGGTAAAAAGAGAAGGTGCTGTTCAATTAAATTCATCACAATATTTATACAGTGAAGATAAAGTTTTAAAATCTGTGATGGGTACTATTGCCAGTATTGGATTATCTGTTGAATTGATTGATTCATCAAAACCAGTATTGGGATTGTCAAGACTTCACAATGATATTAAAATATCCGGTAGAACAACCAGAGATATGGTTGAACGTGGAGTGGATTTAGGAAAGGCTTTACGTGATAGTTCAAACAATTTCGGTGGACAAGGAGGGGGCCACGATATTGCAGCAGGAGCTATGATACCTTATGAAAGCAAAGATAATTTTCTCCATTTATTTGATGAAATGATTGAATACCAATTAAATAATGATTAA
- a CDS encoding aconitase X catalytic domain-containing protein produces the protein MFLTKKEEQMCDGEFGETIRKSMDILVALGDIYGASKLVDITSAQVSGVSYKTIGQAGLEYLEDLASEEFEYSGINASLNPPGTDLDNWEALGFPKEFSIKQNQIVDAYGKLGISKTCTCTPYLVGNVPRFRDHVSWSESSAVAYVNSVIGARTNREGGPAALAAAIVGKTPLYGFHLDENRKANLIVNVNTELSGADWGALGYIVGKTVGGGVPYFKVQNSPNNNDLKTLGAALASSGSVALYHMENVTPEWSAAGKDDVEDYMFVGDKEILETRQKLTTTDREADLICLGCPHASLEEIKNVANIVEGKTIKNKLWICTSVSVKATADRMGYTKIIEASGGNVVCDTCMVVAPIEDMGFEVIGVNSAKAANYVPSMCGLDVVYDDVENLIHFE, from the coding sequence ATGTTTTTAACTAAAAAAGAAGAACAAATGTGTGATGGTGAATTTGGTGAAACCATCCGTAAAAGTATGGATATTCTGGTTGCTTTGGGAGACATTTACGGAGCTTCTAAGTTAGTTGACATTACGTCCGCTCAGGTATCTGGAGTTTCATATAAAACCATAGGTCAGGCAGGTTTGGAATACCTTGAAGACTTGGCCAGTGAAGAGTTTGAATATTCAGGAATTAATGCTTCACTCAATCCTCCGGGAACTGATTTGGATAACTGGGAAGCTTTAGGATTTCCGAAAGAATTTTCCATTAAGCAAAATCAAATTGTGGATGCATATGGAAAGCTTGGAATTTCTAAGACTTGTACCTGCACACCGTATCTTGTAGGTAATGTTCCTAGATTTAGAGATCATGTATCATGGTCTGAATCATCTGCGGTTGCTTATGTTAATTCAGTAATTGGTGCACGTACTAATCGCGAAGGGGGCCCTGCGGCTCTTGCAGCAGCTATTGTTGGCAAAACTCCTCTTTATGGATTCCACTTGGATGAAAATAGAAAAGCTAACTTGATTGTTAATGTCAACACTGAATTGTCTGGTGCTGATTGGGGTGCATTAGGCTATATTGTTGGAAAAACTGTTGGTGGCGGGGTGCCTTATTTTAAAGTTCAAAATTCACCAAACAATAATGATTTGAAAACTTTGGGTGCTGCTCTTGCTTCATCAGGATCAGTAGCATTATATCATATGGAGAATGTAACTCCTGAATGGTCCGCTGCAGGAAAAGATGATGTTGAAGATTATATGTTCGTTGGTGATAAGGAGATTTTAGAAACTCGCCAAAAATTAACTACAACAGACCGTGAAGCGGATTTAATCTGTTTGGGATGTCCGCATGCTTCACTTGAAGAGATAAAAAATGTTGCAAATATCGTTGAAGGCAAAACCATTAAAAATAAATTATGGATTTGTACTTCAGTATCAGTTAAGGCAACAGCAGATAGGATGGGATATACAAAAATAATTGAGGCTTCTGGCGGAAACGTTGTATGTGACACATGTATGGTTGTAGCTCCAATTGAGGATATGGGCTTTGAGGTCATTGGTGTCAATTCAGCTAAGGCTGCTAATTATGTTCCTTCTATGTGTGGACTTGATGTTGTTTATGATGATGTGGAAAATCTTATTCATTTCGAATAG
- a CDS encoding TFIIB-type zinc finger domain-containing protein has translation MNELMCEMCGSNMLTREGGFYVCQACGTKFPANDSPSGGNQQNNDDGSSSELDNLYELARRANENGDSDFAYKYYSEILIKNPNDWEAQFYAGFFRAYSYDFLDERGIDEFYSSIASAVSIVESLDDVEEKKEAIGIFTDETLGLVENYYTSYSEELEYEGPDGEYYAWYINVLLELSYLLNNYGDLVENVTDDSYNDSVDAWIYSIDIHTPLYKHIGFFDMGEHDKYIDTYVEKIHQYNPDYVKPRPKKIFGII, from the coding sequence ATGAATGAATTAATGTGTGAAATGTGTGGAAGTAATATGCTTACAAGGGAGGGTGGATTTTATGTCTGCCAAGCTTGTGGTACTAAATTTCCTGCAAATGACTCTCCATCTGGTGGAAATCAACAAAATAATGATGATGGATCTTCTTCTGAGTTAGATAATTTATATGAACTTGCAAGAAGGGCAAATGAAAATGGGGATAGTGACTTTGCATATAAATATTACAGTGAAATATTAATTAAAAATCCTAATGACTGGGAAGCTCAATTTTATGCAGGTTTTTTCAGGGCTTATTCGTATGATTTTTTAGATGAACGTGGAATAGATGAATTTTATAGTTCAATAGCATCTGCTGTTTCAATTGTTGAAAGTCTTGATGATGTTGAAGAGAAAAAAGAAGCAATAGGAATATTCACTGATGAGACACTAGGGCTTGTTGAAAATTATTATACATCATATTCTGAAGAACTTGAATATGAAGGTCCTGATGGAGAATATTATGCTTGGTATATTAATGTTCTTTTGGAATTAAGCTATTTGTTGAATAATTATGGTGATTTGGTTGAAAATGTAACTGATGATTCATATAATGATTCTGTAGATGCTTGGATTTATTCAATTGATATTCATACGCCTTTATATAAACATATTGGCTTTTTTGACATGGGGGAGCATGATAAATATATTGATACTTATGTTGAAAAAATACATCAATATAATCCGGATTATGTAAAACCTAGACCTAAAAAAATATTTGGAATAATATAA
- a CDS encoding SPFH domain-containing protein: MVELLKVIKFEGDKDTLVWKHPAEDFNTHSKLIVHESQVAIFYKDGKALDEFGPGKYTLETGNIPILRGLINLPTEGVSQFHCEVYFINKATSLNVIWGTNSRFPVIEPTFQIPINVGASGVMDIVIEDARKFMVNVMGTQTFNTVDQLTDYFKGKITTKVKNYLSKIMSEVSYYNITQHLEEISQALHEKLKVDFEEYGVNLVTFYISNIIVPKEETKKLEEVLNKKMEYGTLGFNWADEQMADVAKKYAENPGNKGGVDGMVAGFPMAMAFGQMLGNNVGGNMAGGLFGGAQNFGANQQQANQNPSQQQPVNNEPQGDVLFCTKCGNKLAPDAVFCSKCGNKVQQELKCSNCGRSLEPGDMFCSGCGHPVNE; the protein is encoded by the coding sequence TTGGTTGAACTTTTAAAAGTAATCAAATTTGAAGGAGATAAAGACACTTTAGTTTGGAAACATCCTGCAGAGGATTTTAACACTCATTCTAAATTAATAGTTCATGAATCACAAGTGGCTATATTTTATAAAGATGGAAAGGCTTTGGATGAATTCGGGCCTGGAAAATACACTTTGGAAACAGGTAACATTCCTATTTTGAGAGGACTCATTAATCTTCCAACTGAAGGGGTTAGTCAATTCCATTGTGAAGTATACTTTATAAATAAGGCGACTTCTTTAAATGTAATTTGGGGAACCAACAGTCGTTTTCCAGTAATAGAGCCAACATTTCAAATTCCTATTAATGTTGGAGCATCTGGAGTAATGGATATTGTTATTGAAGATGCAAGGAAATTTATGGTAAATGTAATGGGAACACAAACTTTTAACACTGTAGATCAGTTGACTGATTATTTCAAAGGTAAAATCACTACTAAAGTTAAAAACTACTTGTCTAAAATAATGTCTGAAGTAAGTTATTATAATATCACCCAGCATCTGGAAGAAATCTCCCAGGCACTCCATGAAAAGTTAAAAGTGGATTTTGAGGAATATGGTGTAAATCTTGTCACTTTTTATATTTCAAATATTATTGTTCCTAAAGAAGAAACAAAAAAGCTTGAAGAAGTATTAAACAAAAAAATGGAATATGGTACACTCGGATTCAATTGGGCAGATGAACAAATGGCTGATGTCGCTAAAAAATATGCAGAAAATCCTGGAAATAAAGGGGGAGTTGATGGGATGGTAGCAGGTTTTCCAATGGCAATGGCATTTGGTCAGATGTTAGGAAACAATGTCGGAGGAAATATGGCTGGAGGGCTGTTTGGAGGTGCTCAAAACTTTGGAGCAAATCAACAGCAAGCAAATCAAAATCCTTCCCAGCAACAACCGGTTAATAATGAACCACAGGGGGATGTTTTATTCTGTACAAAATGTGGAAATAAATTAGCTCCAGATGCAGTATTCTGTTCAAAATGTGGAAATAAAGTACAACAAGAACTAAAATGTAGTAACTGTGGTAGATCACTTGAACCTGGTGACATGTTCTGTTCTGGCTGTGGGCATCCAGTAAACGAATAG